The following are encoded together in the Bacillus sp. V2I10 genome:
- the scpB gene encoding SMC-Scp complex subunit ScpB has protein sequence MEKWKSIIEALLFAAGDEGLSMKQLTSVLETEVGTITEVIQELQNDYKKKQRGIELIEVAGVFQLTTKKQHADYLKKLVETPNHTALSQAALEILAIVAYRQPITRAEIEEIRGVKSERPLQTLASKVLVKEVGRAEGTGRAILYGTTKEFLEYFGLKTIKELPPLPEKDDDDSFNEEADLFFENFNQTFEEIK, from the coding sequence TTGGAAAAATGGAAATCCATCATTGAAGCACTTCTATTTGCTGCAGGCGATGAAGGGCTGTCAATGAAACAGCTGACATCCGTTCTTGAGACAGAAGTGGGAACGATTACTGAAGTCATACAGGAACTTCAAAATGATTATAAGAAAAAACAGCGCGGCATCGAACTGATTGAAGTAGCGGGAGTTTTTCAGTTAACAACGAAAAAACAGCATGCCGATTATTTAAAAAAACTGGTTGAGACACCGAATCACACGGCTTTATCTCAGGCCGCTCTTGAAATTCTGGCGATTGTGGCATACCGCCAGCCAATTACAAGAGCTGAAATAGAAGAGATTCGCGGCGTAAAATCTGAGCGCCCGCTGCAAACACTGGCTTCTAAAGTGCTTGTGAAAGAGGTGGGCCGGGCTGAAGGAACTGGCAGAGCAATTTTATATGGAACGACGAAGGAGTTTCTTGAATACTTCGGATTAAAAACGATAAAAGAACTCCCTCCGCTCCCTGAAAAAGACGATGATGATTCCTTTAATGAAGAGGCCGATCTCTTTTTTGAGAATTTCAATCAAACTTTTGAAGAAATCAAATAA
- a CDS encoding YpuI family protein, whose protein sequence is MGNMIVKAQTEQVELFLGNVVKQLNTFLNQSTISSFLDETAGDETYYEDLFRNLRRLSVYCEEGLEACRIVLQNEPFRKPAAEKALYKIYHQCIEEFYNPKNDVWYEDSRSAYTGKNAIKYRHPAPDTLKAMIASLESGFQEIREELEYYETDYRTKMIQSK, encoded by the coding sequence ATGGGAAATATGATCGTAAAAGCACAAACAGAACAAGTTGAATTATTTTTAGGAAACGTCGTCAAGCAGCTGAATACGTTTTTAAATCAATCGACAATTTCATCATTTTTGGATGAAACAGCCGGGGATGAAACGTACTATGAGGACCTTTTCCGAAACTTGAGAAGACTTTCTGTTTATTGTGAAGAGGGACTTGAAGCATGCCGCATCGTTCTTCAAAATGAGCCATTCAGAAAGCCGGCAGCGGAAAAAGCGCTCTATAAAATCTATCATCAGTGCATTGAAGAATTTTATAATCCGAAAAATGATGTATGGTATGAAGACAGCAGATCTGCCTATACAGGCAAAAATGCGATTAAATACCGCCACCCTGCTCCGGATACACTTAAGGCCATGATTGCCTCTCTCGAAAGCGGTTTTCAGGAAATCCGCGAGGAACTTGAATACTACGAGACAGATTACCGTACGAAAATGATACAGTCAAAATAA
- a CDS encoding D-alanyl-D-alanine carboxypeptidase family protein, whose protein sequence is MRQWKQITAIVLIFFLLISVPRHSSAEMDVSARSAILIEQESGRVLFEKDAHTKRRIASITKIMTAILAIESGKMDEKATVSNRAIHTEGSAVYLQEGEKIKLEDLVYGLMLRSGNDAAVAIAEHVGGSIEGFVHLMNQKAAEIGMMNTEFANPHGLDDHENHYSSAYDMAILTRYAMENPIYQKISGTKVHRAPNPNEQWDRVWRNKNKLLTSLYEYSTGGKTGYTKRAKRTLVSTAQKDGMNLVAVTIDASDDWNDHIGMFNMAFSKYSLFKIKDSGTLKKIKIKDKIYKNKLFIKRDVFYPLTEEEEDKLRINVSLLKPEKNWDDPEDVPNVVGKITIIVEDERVDEVPVYYDNGLTNKPDATLFEKLRKLFFIGAGFSDYD, encoded by the coding sequence ATGCGGCAATGGAAACAGATAACAGCGATCGTACTCATCTTCTTCTTGCTGATATCAGTACCGCGCCATTCTTCTGCTGAAATGGACGTGAGCGCAAGAAGTGCGATTTTAATTGAACAGGAATCCGGAAGAGTCCTATTTGAGAAAGACGCCCATACCAAACGAAGAATTGCCAGCATTACAAAGATTATGACAGCGATTCTTGCGATTGAATCCGGAAAGATGGACGAGAAGGCAACTGTAAGCAATCGTGCGATACATACAGAGGGTTCTGCGGTCTACTTGCAAGAAGGCGAAAAAATTAAACTTGAAGATCTTGTATATGGTCTTATGCTCCGTTCAGGCAATGATGCGGCAGTAGCCATTGCTGAGCATGTTGGAGGAAGTATTGAAGGGTTTGTTCATTTAATGAATCAAAAAGCTGCTGAAATCGGCATGATGAATACGGAGTTTGCCAATCCGCATGGTCTGGATGATCACGAAAATCACTATTCCTCTGCCTATGACATGGCAATCCTTACAAGGTACGCAATGGAAAATCCAATCTATCAGAAAATTTCCGGAACTAAGGTTCATCGGGCTCCAAATCCGAATGAACAATGGGACCGTGTATGGAGAAATAAGAATAAGCTGCTGACAAGTTTATATGAGTACAGCACCGGAGGGAAAACAGGGTATACAAAAAGGGCAAAACGCACCCTCGTTTCTACTGCTCAAAAAGATGGCATGAATCTAGTAGCCGTCACAATTGATGCGTCAGATGACTGGAATGATCATATTGGAATGTTTAATATGGCATTCAGCAAATATAGTCTGTTTAAGATAAAAGATTCAGGCACGTTAAAAAAAATAAAGATTAAAGATAAAATCTATAAAAATAAGCTTTTTATAAAAAGAGATGTGTTCTATCCTCTTACTGAAGAAGAGGAAGATAAACTCAGAATCAATGTTTCTTTGCTCAAACCGGAAAAAAACTGGGATGACCCGGAGGATGTGCCGAACGTTGTCGGTAAAATCACAATTATTGTTGAAGACGAAAGAGTGGATGAGGTTCCGGTTTATTATGATAATGGTTTAACAAATAAACCAGATGCGACGCTTTTTGAGAAACTCCGCAAGCTATTTTTCATTGGGGCAGGCTTCAGCGATTATGATTAA
- a CDS encoding nucleoside recognition domain-containing protein: MINIIWVGLTVIGIVFAMINGTMEQVNAAVFKGAKDAVTISIGLISVLVFWLGLMKVAEKAGLLEKLTQLFKPFVKRLFPEIPADHPAMGYILSNMIANLFGLGNAATPLGIKAMEQMKKLNGDKPAASRSMITFLTVNTSSITLIPTTVIAVRMTYGSKSPTDIVGPTLLATIISAIGAILIDRYFYHRRMRKERK, from the coding sequence ATGATTAATATTATTTGGGTTGGGCTGACTGTCATCGGCATTGTCTTCGCCATGATTAATGGAACGATGGAACAAGTGAATGCTGCCGTTTTCAAAGGCGCGAAAGATGCTGTAACCATCAGCATCGGACTGATCAGCGTCCTTGTATTCTGGCTGGGGCTCATGAAGGTTGCTGAAAAGGCGGGTTTGCTTGAAAAGCTTACCCAGCTGTTTAAACCATTTGTAAAAAGGCTTTTTCCTGAGATTCCCGCAGATCATCCTGCAATGGGCTACATTCTGTCAAATATGATTGCTAATCTTTTTGGACTGGGGAATGCAGCAACCCCGCTTGGAATTAAAGCGATGGAGCAGATGAAAAAATTAAATGGAGACAAACCTGCTGCAAGCAGATCCATGATCACATTTCTTACTGTCAACACGTCGAGTATTACCTTAATTCCAACGACGGTGATTGCTGTAAGAATGACATACGGTTCAAAATCTCCAACTGATATTGTTGGCCCGACTTTGCTTGCAACGATAATTTCAGCCATAGGCGCCATTCTGATTGACCGCTATTTCTATCATAGAAGAATGCGGAAGGAGAGAAAATAG
- a CDS encoding spore maturation protein — translation MGMISLISLWMIPLIIGFILLYGTYKKVPTYETFVEGGKEGIDIAFSIIPYLVGMLVAITIFRASGALEFFVGMMKPALDAIGVPSEIVPLAFIRPISGTAALGMTTDLIAAYGPDSFIGRLAAVMQGSTDTTLYILTVYFGAVGVKKMGDALKVGLLADLMGIIASIIIVMMLF, via the coding sequence ATGGGAATGATCAGTCTAATCTCTTTATGGATGATCCCGCTGATCATCGGGTTTATTCTATTATATGGGACGTATAAAAAAGTGCCGACGTATGAAACTTTTGTTGAGGGCGGCAAAGAAGGAATAGATATTGCGTTTTCAATTATTCCTTATTTAGTGGGCATGCTCGTTGCGATTACGATTTTCAGAGCTTCAGGTGCCCTTGAATTTTTTGTAGGCATGATGAAACCGGCATTGGATGCAATCGGCGTTCCAAGCGAGATTGTTCCCCTGGCATTTATCAGGCCCATTTCTGGAACAGCAGCACTTGGCATGACAACAGATTTAATTGCTGCCTACGGACCTGACTCTTTTATTGGGAGGCTTGCAGCAGTCATGCAGGGAAGCACAGATACAACCTTGTATATTTTGACTGTTTATTTTGGAGCTGTAGGGGTTAAAAAGATGGGGGATGCGCTTAAAGTAGGTTTGCTTGCTGATCTTATGGGAATCATTGCATCAATCATCATTGTCATGATGCTTTTTTAA
- the rluB gene encoding 23S rRNA pseudouridine(2605) synthase RluB translates to MERLQKVIAHAGLASRRKAEELILEGKVTVNGKVVRELGVKVSGNDRVEVAGVPVEKEEPVYFILYKPRGVISAAIDDKGRKTVTDFFPQIKERIYPVGRLDYDTSGILIMTNDGEFANLLMHPSSEVEKTYVAKVKGIPLRENLKALEKGIMLEDGKTAPAKVKFVSLDKKKQTSIIELTIHEGRNRQVRRMFEAIGHPVLKLKRETYAFLDLKGLKTGDARELSPHEVKQLRSLAKFGK, encoded by the coding sequence ATGGAACGTTTACAAAAAGTGATAGCTCATGCAGGTCTTGCATCAAGAAGAAAAGCAGAGGAGCTTATATTAGAAGGAAAAGTGACAGTTAACGGGAAAGTCGTAAGAGAGCTTGGCGTTAAAGTTTCCGGAAATGACCGTGTTGAAGTAGCAGGTGTCCCTGTTGAAAAGGAAGAACCAGTCTATTTTATTCTTTATAAACCGCGCGGCGTCATTTCAGCTGCCATTGATGATAAAGGAAGAAAAACAGTTACGGACTTTTTTCCCCAGATCAAAGAACGTATTTATCCTGTAGGACGGCTTGATTATGATACATCCGGAATTTTAATCATGACGAACGACGGTGAATTTGCCAATCTGCTCATGCATCCAAGCAGTGAAGTAGAGAAAACGTATGTAGCCAAAGTAAAAGGAATTCCGCTCCGTGAAAACCTGAAGGCTCTCGAAAAGGGAATTATGCTTGAAGATGGCAAAACAGCCCCGGCAAAAGTCAAATTTGTTTCATTGGATAAAAAGAAGCAGACGAGCATCATTGAACTGACGATCCATGAAGGCAGAAACCGTCAAGTCCGCCGCATGTTTGAGGCAATTGGGCATCCTGTCTTGAAACTAAAGCGCGAAACGTATGCGTTCCTTGACTTAAAAGGATTAAAAACAGGAGATGCGCGTGAATTATCTCCGCATGAGGTCAAACAGCTTAGATCACTTGCCAAGTTTGGAAAGTAA
- the resA gene encoding thiol-disulfide oxidoreductase ResA yields MKKRRLLMRSIILFVLVAALGYTLYTNFFQSKEKVKVGSDAPDFVLTDINGDKHQLSDYKGKGVFLNFWGTWCEPCKREMPYMQNQYDYYKEQGVEVLAVNIAESKIAVQNFTDTYNLSFPVVLDKDRQVLEAYGVVPLPTTFLIDKNGKVAEIITGQMNERMVRDYMESIKP; encoded by the coding sequence ATGAAAAAAAGACGGTTGCTCATGAGATCGATCATCCTTTTTGTGCTGGTTGCAGCACTTGGATATACGTTATACACAAACTTTTTCCAAAGCAAGGAAAAAGTGAAGGTTGGAAGCGACGCCCCTGATTTTGTCTTAACAGACATTAACGGGGACAAGCATCAGCTTTCTGATTATAAGGGAAAGGGCGTTTTCCTGAATTTCTGGGGAACATGGTGCGAACCGTGCAAACGCGAAATGCCCTACATGCAAAATCAGTATGATTATTATAAAGAACAAGGTGTAGAAGTGCTTGCCGTCAACATCGCAGAATCAAAGATTGCCGTACAGAACTTTACGGATACATATAATTTATCTTTTCCTGTCGTCCTGGATAAGGACCGGCAAGTTTTAGAAGCATACGGTGTTGTCCCTCTTCCGACTACATTTCTGATAGATAAAAATGGAAAAGTAGCAGAAATTATCACTGGCCAGATGAATGAGCGGATGGTCAGGGACTATATGGAATCAATCAAGCCGTAA
- a CDS encoding cytochrome c biogenesis protein ResB: MNEVKCKCGHSNPHGTILCESCGRPVEEKDSNQAVSEKLLDMKYDGSARRSQTYKKTPVDKIWNFFSSVKVGIWIIVLILIASAIGTILPQVMYIPPNVTPEEFYREEYGVIGQLYFQMGFHELFSSWWYMVLIGALAASLVIASLDRFVPLYRALKKQGVTRHESFMRRQRLFSETPSVNKAEELLEIIKDRLKRKRYHVREENGNLLAEKNRFSRWGPYVNHIGLIIFLFGAMLRFVPGMYVDDVIWIREGETNVIPGTEGKYFLRSDKFVMETYKKDSEDEVFQDALTRVGDGNVVKNYQTNVTLYERQGEAVIGEEPELKKVKDEQIKVNQPLKHDSYALYQVDYKLNELNKMTFSLVDKETEENFGQLTIDLLDPQKEFDLGNGYKVEVASYLPDFYFNSEGEPATKTRIPDNPAFVFKMISPDKPKGETSFVAIQQTIEPNEDNQLKMKFEGVETKNLSALTVRKDNTLWFLGLGGAIFMIGVTQGMYWNHRRIWIRRSGEGILLAGHTNKNWYGIRNEIDSVLEGTLIEKPKDQSDEK, encoded by the coding sequence ATGAATGAAGTGAAATGCAAGTGCGGACACAGTAATCCGCACGGAACGATTCTTTGTGAATCCTGCGGTCGTCCTGTTGAGGAAAAGGACAGCAATCAAGCTGTTTCTGAAAAACTATTGGATATGAAATATGATGGCAGTGCAAGACGCTCACAGACTTATAAGAAAACGCCGGTCGATAAGATCTGGAACTTCTTTTCATCTGTAAAGGTCGGAATCTGGATTATCGTACTGATCTTAATTGCATCAGCAATCGGCACAATCCTTCCGCAGGTCATGTACATTCCGCCAAATGTAACTCCCGAGGAATTTTACCGCGAGGAGTACGGGGTGATCGGTCAGCTTTATTTCCAAATGGGGTTTCATGAATTATTCAGCTCATGGTGGTACATGGTTTTAATTGGAGCGCTTGCCGCTTCATTGGTCATTGCAAGCTTAGACCGCTTTGTACCGCTCTATCGTGCGCTGAAAAAACAAGGTGTCACACGCCATGAAAGCTTTATGCGAAGACAGCGATTATTCAGCGAAACACCTTCAGTCAACAAGGCGGAGGAACTGCTTGAAATTATTAAAGACAGACTGAAGAGAAAACGCTATCATGTTCGAGAAGAAAACGGAAATCTCCTTGCAGAGAAAAATCGTTTTTCAAGATGGGGACCGTATGTCAATCATATCGGTCTGATCATCTTTTTGTTTGGAGCTATGCTGAGGTTTGTACCGGGAATGTATGTGGATGATGTCATTTGGATCCGCGAAGGGGAAACGAATGTCATTCCGGGTACTGAAGGCAAGTATTTTCTCCGCAGTGACAAGTTTGTGATGGAAACATACAAAAAAGACAGCGAAGATGAAGTGTTTCAGGATGCTCTTACTAGAGTTGGGGACGGCAACGTCGTAAAAAATTACCAGACGAACGTTACTTTGTACGAGAGACAAGGTGAAGCGGTCATCGGGGAAGAGCCAGAGCTAAAAAAAGTAAAAGATGAGCAAATCAAAGTAAATCAGCCGCTTAAGCATGATTCATACGCTTTGTATCAAGTGGATTATAAATTAAATGAATTGAATAAAATGACATTTAGTTTAGTAGACAAAGAGACGGAGGAAAACTTTGGACAGCTGACAATTGATCTGCTGGATCCTCAAAAAGAATTTGATTTGGGTAATGGCTATAAAGTAGAAGTAGCAAGCTACCTTCCTGATTTTTATTTTAACAGTGAGGGAGAGCCTGCTACGAAAACGAGAATACCGGATAATCCTGCTTTTGTATTTAAAATGATTTCTCCTGATAAACCTAAGGGCGAAACAAGCTTCGTTGCCATTCAGCAGACAATCGAACCAAATGAAGACAACCAGCTGAAAATGAAGTTTGAAGGCGTGGAAACAAAGAATCTCTCAGCTCTTACTGTTCGCAAAGACAATACTCTTTGGTTTCTTGGACTTGGCGGAGCCATTTTCATGATAGGTGTCACCCAAGGTATGTATTGGAATCATCGACGCATCTGGATAAGACGAAGCGGAGAAGGAATTCTTCTTGCCGGGCATACAAATAAGAATTGGTACGGCATTAGAAATGAGATTGATTCAGTGCTGGAAGGCACATTGATTGAAAAGCCGAAGGATCAGTCAGACGAGAAATAA
- the ccsB gene encoding c-type cytochrome biogenesis protein CcsB — MAALSSNLLFAAFILYLAATFLFGGAIRDKRKEYKKPSKWATAGIAITILAFAAQVGYFITRWIASGHAPVSNLFEFTTFFGMMLVLAFIVLYFIYKVSILGLFTLPVALLLIAYASMFPSDISPLIPALQSSWLHIHVTTAALGQAILSISFIAGVIYLIRTVDQTKNSKKTFWLEVVMYTLVATIAFIAITSTFRMMDYEAVYKWTDKNEQNAEMIYNMPALVGPHKGELLTEGKMEALVEVPALISARKLNTVIWSIGTGLLLYGAIRLILRKRISAFLQPLTKNVNLDLVDEIGYRSVTIGFPVFTLGALIFAMIWAQIAWTRFWGWDPKEVWALITWLFYAAYLHLRLSKGWQGEKSAWLAVIGFAIIMFNLIFVNLVIAGLHSYA, encoded by the coding sequence GTGGCGGCTTTAAGCAGTAATTTGCTATTTGCAGCATTCATTTTATATCTGGCTGCGACATTTCTTTTTGGCGGAGCCATCCGTGATAAGAGAAAAGAATACAAAAAGCCAAGTAAATGGGCGACTGCAGGTATTGCAATCACGATTCTTGCTTTTGCAGCACAAGTTGGCTATTTCATTACGAGATGGATCGCATCCGGTCATGCACCGGTCAGCAATCTTTTTGAATTTACAACATTCTTTGGCATGATGCTTGTTCTTGCATTTATAGTACTCTACTTTATTTATAAAGTGTCTATTTTAGGGCTTTTTACTCTGCCGGTCGCATTGCTGCTTATCGCTTATGCAAGCATGTTTCCGTCAGATATCTCACCGCTTATCCCAGCGCTTCAAAGCAGCTGGCTGCACATTCACGTGACAACAGCGGCTCTTGGACAGGCGATTCTTTCCATCAGCTTTATAGCAGGTGTGATTTATTTGATCCGGACAGTGGATCAAACGAAAAATTCCAAGAAAACATTCTGGCTTGAAGTTGTCATGTATACACTTGTAGCTACGATTGCATTCATTGCAATAACAAGCACCTTCAGAATGATGGATTATGAAGCCGTTTATAAATGGACAGATAAAAATGAGCAAAATGCAGAAATGATCTATAATATGCCTGCTCTGGTAGGCCCTCATAAAGGCGAACTTTTAACAGAAGGCAAAATGGAAGCTCTTGTTGAAGTTCCCGCTCTTATTTCTGCGAGAAAGCTGAATACTGTCATTTGGTCAATTGGCACCGGATTATTATTATACGGAGCGATCCGGTTAATCTTGAGAAAGCGAATCTCAGCTTTCCTTCAGCCTCTCACCAAAAACGTAAATCTGGATTTAGTAGATGAAATCGGATATCGATCCGTTACAATTGGATTTCCGGTATTCACTCTGGGAGCGCTCATTTTTGCGATGATCTGGGCTCAAATCGCCTGGACACGCTTTTGGGGCTGGGACCCTAAAGAAGTATGGGCATTAATTACCTGGCTTTTCTATGCAGCCTACCTGCATTTGCGTCTTTCAAAAGGATGGCAGGGAGAAAAATCAGCATGGCTTGCCGTTATTGGCTTTGCCATCATCATGTTTAATCTGATTTTTGTCAATCTGGTGATTGCCGGTCTGCATTCTTATGCCTAG